In Microplitis mediator isolate UGA2020A chromosome 2, iyMicMedi2.1, whole genome shotgun sequence, a single window of DNA contains:
- the LOC130663979 gene encoding uncharacterized protein LOC130663979 isoform X2, which yields MEMLFNNFLIVLIIIYINTIYGRASERSTDVSIYFNGTTPSANGTEEVEGTSEFASQFPPRDDDNNYADNNPSSVIFVDVPQHTETALGTSVLLACRTAHPVVDCQWSWQPLPPVNLPLPDINPLNSNETTREILQVSTEAVFSPPTSASTQSLPVRQFPAFGNSSNDCSVRFTNTKYEQIGYWTCAARADINGTFVSTLPAKLDIATHKSEEPIIFTKTDDAIEAAADSSAQIICRTEKPVSECQWSWRLFNQTKVWNIEVKKFPSFGVNKTDCSIKFKNVLPEQEGLWTCGVRSDIDQSSSFIQTKPIKFFVSEVEFIQLSRGIQTAAGESALLRCLVNKPVVQCEWSWKPLNSSKEPMVIKNFVPNDDNKHDCSVRFKNVLYEEEGLWTCGVRLTSSGRLHEAAPAKLTLLPSAKINFTESPQNESVLVSSHQLLKCTANSRLEKCTWLWKSLSNDLEVVAKDTFPSYGSLGNNCSLNIPEISTEDQGYWACQATSNNNVIITSPFAKIIVYNKEKVEFSELLQDIQISSGSSVYLRCVTSSSVEQCRWSLTPVNSNTTVVVKQFTPVSPAGRDCSVRLSHALAEQQGLWTCGVKLHGMDNYMNAPPAKLSLLEPEPVRIAMITNTHEVITLACKLYPLPSDTKCQWIHDLKDKNKRMNVTHKLRQGVLMNHTSGICTIQFKPDASDLGLWTCKFIINTDKGDFILGNSSLILVIKHTEDERLGWIVGAVTTFILFLMISAVVLIVWRAKLFARESSRIFETAPLKDKVPDNSNKDAEFELSDSRLSRNSSSNNSVLSRNSPFLSNIQKYQHQR from the exons ATGGAAAtgttattcaataattttttaatcgttttaataattatttatattaatacgaTATACG GAAGAGCCAGTGAAAGATCAACAGATGTGTCGATTTACTTCAACGGCACAACTCCCTCAGCAAATGGTACCGAAGAGGTGGAGGGAACGAGCGAATTTGCATCACAATTTCCACCAcgtgatgatgataataattatgctGATAATAACCCAAGTTCGGTAATTTTTGTGGACGTTCCTCAGCACACTGAGACGGCTTTGGGAACGTCTGTGTTATTAGCATGTCGAACAGCACATCCAGTCGTTGACTGCCAGTGGTCCTGGCAGCCACTGCCACCGGTAAATTTACCTCTTCCGGACATCAACCCTTTAAATTCCAACGAAACGACACGTGAAATTCTACAGGTTTCAACAGAAGCTGTTTTTTCCCCGCCAACTTCGGCCAGCACACAATCATTACCTGTCAGACAATTTCCGGCTTTTGGTAATAGTAGTAATGATTGTTCTGTTAGATTTACAAATACTAAATATGAACAAATTGGATATTGGACATGCGCTGCACGTGCTGATATTAATGGTACTTTCGTCAGTACTTTACCCGCCAAATTGGACATTGCTACTCATAAATCTG aagaaccaataatatttactaagaCGGATGATGCAATAGAAGCAGCGGCTGATTCATCAGCCCAAATAATTTGTCGAACAGAAAAGCCGGTGAGCGAGTGTCAGTGGTCGTGGCGGTTATTTAATCAGACAAAAGTATGGAACATAGAGGTAAAAAAGTTTCCGTCATTCGGAGTAAACAAGACCGACTGCagtattaaattcaaaaacgtcCTGCCGGAGCAGGAGGGACTTTGGACATGCGGAGTACGGAGCGACATTGACCAGAGCAGCAGTTTTATTCAGACaaaaccaataaaatttttcgtgtcGGAAG TGGAATTCATACAGCTTTCGCGAGGTATCCAGACAGCCGCAGGGGAATCTGCCCTGCTCAGATGCCTGGTGAACAAACCGGTCGTACAATGCGAGTGGTCTTGGAAACCCCTCAATTCCAGTAAAGAGCCCAtggtcataaaaaattttgtgccAAATGACGATAACAAGCATGACTGTTCAGTCAGATTTAAAAACGTATTGTATGAAGAGGAGGGTCTTTGGACTTGTGGCGTAAGATTAACATCCTCTGGCCGGCTTCATGAGGCTGCTCCCGCTAAACTTACACTTTTACCTTCAG caaaaataaatttcaccgAATCACCGCAAAATGAATCGGTGTTGGTATCAAGTCATCAACTACTCAAGTGTACAGCGAATAGCCGTTTAGAAAAATGTACATGGCTATGGAAGTCGCTGTCAAATGACTTGGAAGTTGTTGCTAAAGATACATTTCCAAGTTACGGTAGTTTAGGAAATAATTGTAGTCTAAATATTCCGGAAATAAGTACTGAAGATCAGGGCTACTGGGCTTGTCAAGCAACGTCGAATAATAATGTTATAATAACTTCACCTTTtgctaaaataattgtttacaataaag agaAAGTTGAATTTTCGGAGCTGTTGCAAGACATACAGATATCGTCGGGCAGCAGTGTTTATTTACGGTGCGTTACGTCATCCTCAGTCGAACAATGCAGATGGTCATTGACGCCAGTTAATTCAAATACAACAGTCGTTGTAAAACAATTTACACCAGTTAGTCCAGCTGGCAGAGACTGCAGTGTCAGATTAAGCCACGCGTTGGCTGAACAACAGGGCCTGTGGACCTGCGGTGTAAAGCTTCACGGAATGGACAATTATATGAACGCACCACCAGCAAAGCTTAGTCTCCTTGAACCAG aaccaGTTAGAATTGCAATGATAACAAATACCCATGAAGTTATTACCCTGGCTTGCAAACTTTACCCACTGCCATCAGACACTAAGTGCCAGTGGATTCAtgatttaaaagataaaaataaacgaatgAATGTAACTCATAAATTAAG GCAAGGCGTGTTAATGAATCATACTTCAGGAATTTGTACGATACAATTTAAACCGGATGCCAGTGATCTAGGATTGTGGAcctgtaaatttattattaatacggACAAAGGTGATTTTATACTAGGGAATTCGTCATTGATACTGGTGATTAAGCATAcag AAGATGAACGACTAGGATGGATTGTTGGTGCAGTAACGACATTTATTCTATTTCTAATGATTTCGGCAGTTGTATTAATTGTCTGGAGAGCAAAACTATTTGCCAGAGAGTCTTcacgaatttttgaaaccgcCCCGCTTAAAGATAAAGTACCCGATAATTCTAATAAAgatgcggaatttgaattgTCAGATTCTCGTTTGTCAAGAAATTCATCATCGAATAATTCAGTACTATCAAGAAATTCACCGTTTTTGAGtaacattcaaaagtatcaACATCAACGATAG
- the LOC130663980 gene encoding protein fem-1 homolog B-like: MDDETDILMPFINRIYSMARIGMSMTLYTLLSDKTEEQVNSIINQKVLDEDGQKSTPLIIAARYGHDRVVKMFIDKFKMDIEQEGTVKFDGYVIEGASALWCAAGAGHLSVVKTLVKAGADVNHPTHTNSTPLRAACFDGRLDIVNYLIEHNADIHIANKYNNTCLMIAAHKGHLDVVTFLLEHKADPNVKALCGATALHFAAEWGHVNIVTELLKFGAKMTKNNSGMTPLIAAADRTRANIVECFIGEMDISREDKIEAYELLGASFANDKDNYCLSSAYKYLHKAMELRYADPTNIIRKKLNEPVSAYDNWRESETLQRLESIKNDANAIHMESLAIRERILGTHNPEVPQPIIYRGAVLADNARFDRCIDLWLHALHLRQQNDTSVVKDLLRFAQVFSQMIHVGVDLQFTQVMNVLESSVTELSRNKLKINNTDAEEIEQYLDETESNITSALYILTILVKLMALNQKSYDEKDIKKARYLVYKLCALKMTLRDGQTLLHLAVNANTPVDDFHTNDVCKFPCCATAKLLIECGADVNAMDNDRNTPLHVIVAYEKPISDFLTLHGIIVELINAGAHVDTVNSDGKTPYDAATTGVAEIVLRTQTQLSLKCMAAKAVKTYGLSYTGYVPRSLESFIELHGPGLNQG; encoded by the exons ATGGATGACGAAACGGATATTTTAATGCCATTTATCAATCGGATTTATTCAATGGCAAGAATTGGTATGTCAATGACATTATACACTTTGTTGAGTGACAAGACTGAGGAACAagttaattcaataataaatcag aaagTTCTGGATGAAGATGGACAGAAAAGCACGCCGCTGATAATAGCAGCGCGTTATGGTCATGACAGAGTAGTAAAAATgtttatcgataaatttaaaatggatATTGAACAAGAGGGGACTGTTAAATTCGACGGATATGTAATTGAAGGAGCAAGTGCACTTTGGTGTGCAGcag GTGCGGGGCATCTCAGTGTTGTAAAGACTCTGGTTAAAGCTGGAGCTGACGTAAACCATCCGACTCATACTAATTCTACGCCTCTGAGAGCGGCGTGTTTTGATGGAAGGCTtgatattgttaattatttaattgagcATAATGCTGATATTCATATcgctaataaatataacaatactTGTCTTATGATTGCTGCTCATAAAGGACATCTTGATGTC GTGACATTTTTACTTGAACATAAAGCGGATCCAAATGTAAAAGCTCTTTGCGGAGCAACAGCTTTGCATTTTGCAGCAGAGTGGGGTCATGTCAACATAGTAACGGAGTTACTAAAATTTGGAGCCAAAATGACTAAGAATAACAGCGGAATGACGCCTTTGATTGCTGCTGCTGATCGCACACGTGCTAATATCGTTGAGTGTTTTATTGGAGAAATGGATATTAGTCGGGAGGATAAAATAGAAGCTTACGAATTACTCGGTGCATCATTTGCTAAtgataaagataattattgtttatcaaGTGCTtataaatatcttcataaagcAATGGAATTGag atacGCAGATCCGACAAATATAAtacgtaaaaaattgaatgaaccCGTGTCGGCTTACGACAATTGGAGAGAGAGTGAGACTTTGCAAAGACTTGAGAGTATTAAGAATGACGCGAATGCTATTCATATGGAATCGTTGGCTATCAGAGAAAGAATACTGGGTACTCATAATCCAGAAGTACCACAGCCAATTATTTATAGAGGTGCTGTACTTGCTGATAATGCTAGATTTGATAGATGTATTGATTTGTGGCTTCATGCTTTACACCTCAGGCAGCAGAACGATACGTCTGTCGTTAAAGATCTCTTACGATTTGcccaa GTATTCTCACAAATGATTCATGTTGGAGTGGATTTACAGTTCACCCAAGTTATGAATGTACTTGAGTCAAGTGTAACGGAATTAAGTAggaataaattgaaaataaataacacgGATGCTGAAGAAATTGAACAGTATCtt GATGAAACAGAATCTAATATAACGTCAGCGTTATATATTTTGACGATTCTCGTTAAATTAATGGCATTGAACCAAAAGTCATACGAtgagaaagatataaaaaagGCGCGTTATCTTGTGTACAAATTGTGCGCGTTAAAAATGACTTTACGTGATGGTCAAACTTTACTTCATCTTGCGGTAAATGCTAACACGCCAGTTGATGATTTTCATACCAATGACGTTTGCAA aTTCCCGTGTTGTGCGACAGCTAAACTACTAATTGAGTGTGGCGCGGATGTTAATGCAATGGATAATGATAGAAATACGCCATTGCATGTTATAGTTGCTTATGAAAAGCCTATcag tgattttttgaCATTGCACGGTATTATTGTGGAACTTATAAATGCAGGAGCTCATGTTGATACAGTAAATAGTGACGGAAAAACTCCTTACGATGCAGCAACgactg GTGTTGCTGAAATAGTATTAAGAACACAAACACAACTGTCACTAAAATGTATGGCGGCAAAAGCTGTAAAAACATACGGTCTGTCTTACACTGGATATGTTCCTCGTTCTCTTGAGAGTTTTATTGAACTCCATGGCCCAGGACTGAATCAaggataa
- the LOC130663981 gene encoding kelch-like protein 5 — protein sequence MMKNSEMNKVEEEVLTLPKKDATTSEQSISSLMSSSSTTQDENFRVAKHAEISLKCMENYLHKQQLTDIVLIAGDKRFSAHRLVLSAGSEYFAAMFTTSLRESNQAEIELKKVDPDALWSLIQYCYTGCIELHEESVETLLATASLLQIDAVVKACCQFLIKQLHPSNCLGIRMFADAQGCGNLLSVAHTYTTVHFMEVMKNQEFLLLSADDVAKLLESDDLNIPDEEIVFQALMTWLQYDLDNRRKDVGRLLGLVRLPLLSPVFIADHIDDNEIFKNERRAQELVMEALKYHLLPERRALLQSCRTRPRKATVGQLLSVGGMDDHKGATSIDAFSLCDNTWKNLASMNGRRLQFGAAVVESKLIIVGGRDGLKTLDSVERLDFSTLKWSRLPPMNTHRHGLGVAVLGGPLYAVGGHDGWSFLHTVERWDPNTQEWSLIAPMPFPRSTVGVAVLNDKLYAVGGRDTNSCLNTVDCYDPHTNKWTRCAPMFKRRGGVGVGVANGCIYALGGYDVAAKGSNACRYDSVERYDPKTDTWTMVAPMSVARDAVGVCLLGDQLFAVGGYDGQQYLTLVETYDPILNEWHQVSPLKTGRAGPCVILKDPVG from the exons atgatgaaaaattcgGAAATGAATAAAGTTGAAGAAGAGGTGCTGACATTACCAAAAAAAGATGCTACGACCAGTGAACAAAGTATTTCAAGTTTAATGTCTAGTTCCTCGACGACACAGGATGAAAATTTCCGGGTGGCTAAACATGCTGAGATAAGTTTAAAATGtatggaaaattatttacataaacaACAGCTCACTGATATTGTTTTGATTGCcg GTGACAAACGTTTCTCAGCACATCGATTAGTACTGAGTGCTGGTTCGGAATATTTTGCTGCAATGTTTACAACATCGTTACGTGAATCAAATCAAGCtgaaatagaattaaaaaaagttgaccCAGATGCTCTTTGGTCACTGATCCAATATTGTTACACTG GATGCATAGAATTACATGAAGAAAGTGTAGAAACTCTTTTAGCAACGGCTAGTTTATTACAAATAGACGCTGTCGTAAAAGCCTGCTGTCAGTTTTTAATAAAGCAGCTTCATCCTAGCAATTGTCTAGGGATCCGCATGTTTGCTGATGCTCAAGGATGTGGTAATTTGCTGAGTGTTGCTCATACTTATACAACAGTACACTTTATGGAAGTGATGAAGAATCAGGAATTTTTACTGCTGTCTGCTGATGATGTCGCTAAATTATTAGAATCCGATGATCTTAATATACCAGATGAAGAAATAGTATTTCAGGCACTGATGACCTGGCTTCAGTATGATTTAGATAATCGTCGTAAGGATGTTGGTAGACTTTTGGGATTAGTGCGATTGCCTTTACTGTCTCCGGTc TTCATAGCCGACCATATAGATGATaacgaaatatttaaaaatgaaagacGAGCTCAGGAATTAGTAATGGAAGCTCTCAAGTATCATCTGTTACCTGAACGCCGTGCATTGCTTCAGTCATGTCGCACGCGACCTCGCAAAGCGACTGTGGGACAACTATTATCAGTTGGTGGAATGGACGACCATAAAGGCGCGACATCAATAGATGCGTTTTCTCTGTGTGATAATACTTGGAAAAATTTAGCCAGTATGAATGGACGTCGTCTCCAATTTGGTGCTGCTGTGGTTGAATCAAAGCTAATTATCGTTGGCGGTCGTGATGGATTGAAGACACTGGATAGTGTAGAGCGACTAGACTTTTCAACTCTCAAATGGAGTAGACTACCACCCATGAATACACATCGTCACGGATTAG GTGTAGCTGTTCTTGGAGGACCTCTGTATGCTGTTGGTGGTCACGATGGCTGGAGTTTTTTACACACAGTAGAGAGATGGGATCCAAATACCCAAGAGTGGAGTCTCATTGCGCCAATGCCGTTCCCAAGATCTACTGTTGGCGTGGCAGTTCTTAATGATAA attataTGCCGTGGGCGGAAGAGACACCAATTCATGTCTAAATACAGTCGACTGTTACGATCCTCACACAAACAAATGGACAAGATGCGCGCCGATGTTCAAACGAAGGGGTGGTGTCGGTGTTGGAGTGGCCAATGGCTGCATATATGCACTCGGTGGTTATGACGTAGCTGCGAAAGGTTCAAATGCTTGTCGTTACGACAGTGTTGAGAG ATATGACCCTAAAACTGACACCTGGACCATGGTCGCTCCAATGAGTGTCGCCCGTGATGCTGTCGGTGTTTGTTTACTTGGGGATCAATTGTTTGCAGTTGGTGGCTACGATGGCCAGCAATATCTCACTCTTGTCGAGACTTATGATCCGATTCTCAACGAATGGCATCAG GTGTCACCACTCAAAACTGGAAGAGCGGGACCTTGTGTGATTCTCAAAGATCCGGTCGGCtag
- the LOC130663984 gene encoding protein phosphatase methylesterase 1 encodes MSALQKSVLKSKLPPSGMDFTTTRSCKARALQRKRDYDPIEWTPFFDDSKDVVIGENTFHIYTKGNEGPTLVLLHGGGYSALTWAEFTKSITSMIICRVLALDLRGHGDTHTTDDEDLSGDTLAMDVAAVVKKVTEGNPVILVGHSMGGAVAVRAAEHLDNLTGLTLIDVVEGTAMDALTSMQSFLRSRPTSFSSICQAIEWCVRSGQIRNIESAKVSVPGQIKNNETNKLATHDIKDVLASSIAHSNENLSVSIERDDVIPEDKVGEDDHHDEEEETKEKIDILPTATKDFAEQNKKYSWRINLSKTENHWSGWFKGLSAAFLDVPAPKLLLLAGIDRLDRELTVGQMQGKFQMQVLPACGHAVHEDVPDKVAEAIATFMVRNKFAEPASDFHRVFPAC; translated from the exons ATGTCAGCTTTGCAAAAGTCTGTATTGAAATCAAAACTTCCACCTTCTGGGATGGATTTTACAACAACAAg ATCATGTAAAGCTAGAGCATTACAACGAAAGCGTGATTATGACCCGATAGAATGGACACCTTTTTTTGATGACTCCAAGGACGTCGTGATAGGAGAAAATACATTTCATATTTATACTAAAGGAAATGAAGGACCAACTCTAGTATTATTGCATGGTGGTGGCTACAGTGCTCTTACTTGGGCTGAATTTACG aAATCTATAacatcaatgataatttgtagagtATTAGCACTCGATTTACGAGGTCATGGTGACACTCATACAACTGATGATGAAGATTTATCAGGAGATACATTGGCGAT ggACGTTGCAGCTGTTGTCAAAAAAGTGACAGAAGGTAATCCTGTAATTTTAGTTGGCCACAGCATGGGTGGTGCAGTTGCTGTACGAGCAGCTGAGCACTTGGATAATTTAACAGGATTAACTCTGATCGATGTCGTCGAAGGCACAGCTATGGACGCCTTGACATCGATGCAGAGTTTCCTCAGGTCAAGGCCGACTAGCTTTAGTTCAATCTGTCAAGCTATTGAGTGGTG tgTACGCAGCGGACAAATACGTAATATCGAGTCGGCAAAAGTGTCTGTTCCAggacaaataaaaaacaatgaaacaAATAAACTTGCGACCCATGATATCAAAGATGTATTGGCATCGTCAATCGCCCATtccaatgaaaatttatcagtttCTATTGAACGTGACGATGTAATACCTGAAGACAAAGTTGGTGAGGATGATCATCATGATGAAGAGGAGGagactaaagaaaaaatagatATATTACCTACTGCGACAAAAGATTTTGCCGAacaaaataagaaatatagttggagaataaatttatctaaaactGAAAATCACTGGAGCGGTTGGTTCAAAGGTTTATCAGCAGCATTCTTGGATGTTCCTGCTCCAAAATTATTACTGTTAGCTGGGATTGATAGATTGGATCGTGAGCTTACTGTAGGACAAATGCAAG gaaaatttcaaatgcaaGTACTACCCGCTTGTGGACATGCAGTCCACGAAGACGTTCCCGATAAAGTCGCAGAAGCAATAGCTACATTTATGGTGCGAAATAAATTCGCCGAACCGGCATCAGATTTTCATCGCGTCTTTCCGgcatgttaa
- the LOC130663986 gene encoding COMM domain-containing protein 10, translating to MWITITPRLKKGLEILAQLDNVKFRQLVNHICQGLYTGNDKIFSEDEEDKLIMSLNLKKDNLSLLLDTITFIYSQAAFSIIEPAQMESSMNDKFSLSEDKISIFVNAWTTYSKQIIDTLRRKSVFPNRVEDINWSFNIQASSPAHAADNKPVLLLQLNMTGESKPLTVEMDKSSLSDLYENLEKIQSQLDALK from the exons atgtgGATCACTATAACCCCGAG GTTAAAAAAAGGATTAGAAATACTGGCGCAACTGGACAATGTTAAATTTCGCCAACTAGTAAATCATATTTGCCAAGGATTGTACACCggaaatgataaaatatttagcgaagatgaagaagataaattaataatgtcacttaatttaaagaagGATAATTTAAGTTTGCTACTGGATAccattacatttatttactcaCAAGCTGCATTCAGTATTATTGAACCAGCGCAGATGGAAAGTTCTAtgaatgataaattttcattatcagAAGATAAAATATCGATATTCGTTAATGCCTGGACCACTTATTCtaaacaaataattgataCATTACGTCGTAAATCTGTTTTTCCTAAtcga gttGAAGACATAAATTGGAGTTTTAATATCCAAGCATCGTCACCAGCACACGCTGCTGACAATAAACCGGTACTTTTATTGCAATTAAATATGACTGGTGAATCTAAACCACTTACTGTTGAAATGGACAAGTCAAGTTTGTcggatttatatgaaaatttagaaaaaattcaaagccaACTCGACGCGCTTAAATAA
- the LOC130663979 gene encoding uncharacterized protein LOC130663979 isoform X1 gives MEMLFNNFLIVLIIIYINTIYVGRASERSTDVSIYFNGTTPSANGTEEVEGTSEFASQFPPRDDDNNYADNNPSSVIFVDVPQHTETALGTSVLLACRTAHPVVDCQWSWQPLPPVNLPLPDINPLNSNETTREILQVSTEAVFSPPTSASTQSLPVRQFPAFGNSSNDCSVRFTNTKYEQIGYWTCAARADINGTFVSTLPAKLDIATHKSEEPIIFTKTDDAIEAAADSSAQIICRTEKPVSECQWSWRLFNQTKVWNIEVKKFPSFGVNKTDCSIKFKNVLPEQEGLWTCGVRSDIDQSSSFIQTKPIKFFVSEVEFIQLSRGIQTAAGESALLRCLVNKPVVQCEWSWKPLNSSKEPMVIKNFVPNDDNKHDCSVRFKNVLYEEEGLWTCGVRLTSSGRLHEAAPAKLTLLPSAKINFTESPQNESVLVSSHQLLKCTANSRLEKCTWLWKSLSNDLEVVAKDTFPSYGSLGNNCSLNIPEISTEDQGYWACQATSNNNVIITSPFAKIIVYNKEKVEFSELLQDIQISSGSSVYLRCVTSSSVEQCRWSLTPVNSNTTVVVKQFTPVSPAGRDCSVRLSHALAEQQGLWTCGVKLHGMDNYMNAPPAKLSLLEPEPVRIAMITNTHEVITLACKLYPLPSDTKCQWIHDLKDKNKRMNVTHKLRQGVLMNHTSGICTIQFKPDASDLGLWTCKFIINTDKGDFILGNSSLILVIKHTEDERLGWIVGAVTTFILFLMISAVVLIVWRAKLFARESSRIFETAPLKDKVPDNSNKDAEFELSDSRLSRNSSSNNSVLSRNSPFLSNIQKYQHQR, from the exons ATGGAAAtgttattcaataattttttaatcgttttaataattatttatattaatacgaTATACG TAGGAAGAGCCAGTGAAAGATCAACAGATGTGTCGATTTACTTCAACGGCACAACTCCCTCAGCAAATGGTACCGAAGAGGTGGAGGGAACGAGCGAATTTGCATCACAATTTCCACCAcgtgatgatgataataattatgctGATAATAACCCAAGTTCGGTAATTTTTGTGGACGTTCCTCAGCACACTGAGACGGCTTTGGGAACGTCTGTGTTATTAGCATGTCGAACAGCACATCCAGTCGTTGACTGCCAGTGGTCCTGGCAGCCACTGCCACCGGTAAATTTACCTCTTCCGGACATCAACCCTTTAAATTCCAACGAAACGACACGTGAAATTCTACAGGTTTCAACAGAAGCTGTTTTTTCCCCGCCAACTTCGGCCAGCACACAATCATTACCTGTCAGACAATTTCCGGCTTTTGGTAATAGTAGTAATGATTGTTCTGTTAGATTTACAAATACTAAATATGAACAAATTGGATATTGGACATGCGCTGCACGTGCTGATATTAATGGTACTTTCGTCAGTACTTTACCCGCCAAATTGGACATTGCTACTCATAAATCTG aagaaccaataatatttactaagaCGGATGATGCAATAGAAGCAGCGGCTGATTCATCAGCCCAAATAATTTGTCGAACAGAAAAGCCGGTGAGCGAGTGTCAGTGGTCGTGGCGGTTATTTAATCAGACAAAAGTATGGAACATAGAGGTAAAAAAGTTTCCGTCATTCGGAGTAAACAAGACCGACTGCagtattaaattcaaaaacgtcCTGCCGGAGCAGGAGGGACTTTGGACATGCGGAGTACGGAGCGACATTGACCAGAGCAGCAGTTTTATTCAGACaaaaccaataaaatttttcgtgtcGGAAG TGGAATTCATACAGCTTTCGCGAGGTATCCAGACAGCCGCAGGGGAATCTGCCCTGCTCAGATGCCTGGTGAACAAACCGGTCGTACAATGCGAGTGGTCTTGGAAACCCCTCAATTCCAGTAAAGAGCCCAtggtcataaaaaattttgtgccAAATGACGATAACAAGCATGACTGTTCAGTCAGATTTAAAAACGTATTGTATGAAGAGGAGGGTCTTTGGACTTGTGGCGTAAGATTAACATCCTCTGGCCGGCTTCATGAGGCTGCTCCCGCTAAACTTACACTTTTACCTTCAG caaaaataaatttcaccgAATCACCGCAAAATGAATCGGTGTTGGTATCAAGTCATCAACTACTCAAGTGTACAGCGAATAGCCGTTTAGAAAAATGTACATGGCTATGGAAGTCGCTGTCAAATGACTTGGAAGTTGTTGCTAAAGATACATTTCCAAGTTACGGTAGTTTAGGAAATAATTGTAGTCTAAATATTCCGGAAATAAGTACTGAAGATCAGGGCTACTGGGCTTGTCAAGCAACGTCGAATAATAATGTTATAATAACTTCACCTTTtgctaaaataattgtttacaataaag agaAAGTTGAATTTTCGGAGCTGTTGCAAGACATACAGATATCGTCGGGCAGCAGTGTTTATTTACGGTGCGTTACGTCATCCTCAGTCGAACAATGCAGATGGTCATTGACGCCAGTTAATTCAAATACAACAGTCGTTGTAAAACAATTTACACCAGTTAGTCCAGCTGGCAGAGACTGCAGTGTCAGATTAAGCCACGCGTTGGCTGAACAACAGGGCCTGTGGACCTGCGGTGTAAAGCTTCACGGAATGGACAATTATATGAACGCACCACCAGCAAAGCTTAGTCTCCTTGAACCAG aaccaGTTAGAATTGCAATGATAACAAATACCCATGAAGTTATTACCCTGGCTTGCAAACTTTACCCACTGCCATCAGACACTAAGTGCCAGTGGATTCAtgatttaaaagataaaaataaacgaatgAATGTAACTCATAAATTAAG GCAAGGCGTGTTAATGAATCATACTTCAGGAATTTGTACGATACAATTTAAACCGGATGCCAGTGATCTAGGATTGTGGAcctgtaaatttattattaatacggACAAAGGTGATTTTATACTAGGGAATTCGTCATTGATACTGGTGATTAAGCATAcag AAGATGAACGACTAGGATGGATTGTTGGTGCAGTAACGACATTTATTCTATTTCTAATGATTTCGGCAGTTGTATTAATTGTCTGGAGAGCAAAACTATTTGCCAGAGAGTCTTcacgaatttttgaaaccgcCCCGCTTAAAGATAAAGTACCCGATAATTCTAATAAAgatgcggaatttgaattgTCAGATTCTCGTTTGTCAAGAAATTCATCATCGAATAATTCAGTACTATCAAGAAATTCACCGTTTTTGAGtaacattcaaaagtatcaACATCAACGATAG